Sequence from the Tripterygium wilfordii isolate XIE 37 chromosome 10, ASM1340144v1, whole genome shotgun sequence genome:
TGCCTAGATTACACACATTTCCcacacttcttcttctccctcttttAAGCTTCTGTAAATAACAGTCATCGATAGCAGCAACTATGGCTACAACAATGGCAATCTTGCACGCAAAGTGTTTGACAATTTTCTCTTCCAAAAATAGCAGCAAAAGCAAAAGGCAAGCCATTCTCAAAACCcacttcccttctctcccttcAAAACCATCTCAAAATCAACTAATATGCTCCGATCACTTGGTTTGACACCAGATGCATCTGCTAGTGAAGTTTCTATGATTGCCGATGATGCCACCATTGATGACAAAGATCACCACATTTCATGTTTTCGGAGACGAAGACGGAAAGAATTTGACGGAGAATTCCGTGTCTTCATTCTCCCGTGTTTTCTATTTTAGAAAACgacttttttatgttttctattttctggtGCTTTTCCATTTCCATGTTTTCTAAAACGCTCAACCAAACCTGTTTTCATGAGCATTTTCTAtttctagaaaatgaaaacagaaaacagaaaacacttgaaaaacaaataaaccaaacacactctaaatgtaACCATGTGTACGTCCTTCAACCATATTCTTAGttgcttcaaaaaaaaaaaaaaaaatatatatatatatatatatatatatatcttagtttcatttttattcttaaactatttttctttcaattaatttcaataattgaaaatttgtcGTGTTTCATACAACTTTTACAAATCGTCACATTTCTTTGGCACCCGAAGTAACTGAAACTTAAGATGGTGTCGATTCAAAGTTGTTGCAGACGATTCAACGATCATACGATCTTATCTACTGTAGAAATTTGTGAAATATTAGTCTTGACTATCAGTTTCCCCCTGTTGCTTTTGGTGATCAATTATGTCAAATTGACTGAGCTTTCTGAATGACTGTGTCCTTACTAGCCCCATTAGGTCGGGAAATGACGATGATGAGCGAATTCAAGTTGGGGAAAATCTAGTCAGTGTAGAAGATGAACTGAGGACAGACTCAACGACGCACAGCAAGTCAAGTTTGCGTGCTTTGTCATTGCGAGAAGTGAAAGAGGTTTGTGGGTGTCGTCCATTCTGAAGTTTAAGAAGCGGAATCAGATACGATAAAGAATGTAGTTTATGTAGATTATGATGCATTGCGAATAGTTAAGGAATGAAAAGTTACACTTGTATAGTTTATGGGAAgttatttttgtcaaaatttgcaACTTAGATTATGATGCATTATGAATAGTTAAGGGATGAAAAGTATCACACTTGTATAATTTTAAGACTTAGGGTATATTGTAATTTTAGTAATTGTAAGAACGTGTGTCTTTGACAGAGCGATTGTGTGGATTTTAACTTTAGCGGATAAGCTCTGAAATAAACTGTGAGATGTTTGGTAGAGCTGTTAACTATGTTAAGcggttaagttgtgtaaaatatattttgtttgtatttttaaaattttaaatattttaaaattaaatttcaattattaaaaattacaaataagtaatttataatttgataaattaaaataattaagcttaagcataattttttttaaaaagttggtaatatttatatataaaaaatatgtataatattaatatataaaataattaatgtataaaattttatattaaaaaatatatattaaaggtAAGAGACAATGGGACCCACGTTGAAATAGatgttatttattatattaaatggTCAAAGTCATGGGTcctatgaaaaaataaatttttaaaaaaaatgcccCACCACGCCAAAAAAAGTGTAAATCAAGCTCCAACACGGAGTTTGTTGTTTTGGGACGTTACCGCTTCATTTTACGGGTGGTAACACCCCACTTTTTTTAGGTGTTTGGTGGGTGGTTTGAGAAAGTGGATCCACCTCAGATAACATCCTACCAAACACACCCAACATTTATTAGTTTTATGTTAGTAGTCATCGTCTACCTTTAACAACAACAGCTCATACGGGAATGGAGTTGCTAATGTCATTCGTGGCATAAAATGATGTATTACAATAACGCTACTGTTTTAATGCAATGACCATAGAGCTTTGAAGTTAAACAAATCATAGGGATTGTAAAACTTCGTTCGGTTCAGATGATCGAATTTATCCGATCCGTATGAAATTAAGtttagacataaattatatacttatatgtCAATTATCCGATTTTAAacatttcataaacacgtgctGTTATCCGAACCGAATTcaatttttttgccatccctattaAGAAACCTTTtaatatgattaaaaaatatatatttatatttataagttttaaaaataaaagaaatagtaCCATCCGTAATGCCTGCCGAACCAGATAAAAGCTGAGTCTATCTATCAGTCTCTCCTTTCTTTCAACTAACTCTATCTTCCTCCCCAACTACCAAAAATGTCATCAGAGTACTCAGCTTTCACCACCTTAAGCGACGAATTGACGGAGCACATCCTCTCACTCCTCCCCATACCTTCTCTTCTTCGTGCTTCCGCCGTCTGCAACCACTGGCGCTCTCTAATCTCCTCCCCTTTATTTCCTCACCGCAACCACCTCCCATGGTTCTTCCTCCTTGGCCTCCACAACACCTCCTCCAAGAACCACCAGTCCTTTGCTTTTGACCCTATCTCACACTCATGGTTCCGTCTCCCAGCCCCTACTCTCCTTACCTCCTCCTACCCCCCCTCCGCCTCTCACGGTTTCCTTTTCACCACCGCTGATCAATTCTCCTTCTCTCCTGTCATCAATCCTCGCTGGACTTCCACTTCCCCTCTCCGATTCCCCCGCATCAACCCACTCTTCGCCGCGCTCCCTGACTCCTCCGCCGATCGTTTCCTTGTTGTCGGTGGAGTCCGATTCATCGGCGGCCTCGTCGACATCGAGGACCATCCTCTGGCCACCGAGATCTACAACTCTAGCCTCAACTCTTGGGAGCTCTGCCCACCCCTCCCTGAAGATTTCGTCTCCCAATCGTTATCCTCCGCTCTGTTTGGAAACAGGTTTTACGTCTTTGAAATTCACTCTTGCTTTATGTCTTATTTCGATTTGGATAACCGTGTTTGGAGCCAGATCCAGATGTTAAGGCCTCCCGGCGTAATCTTCTCCTTCCTGATCGCCTGCAAGGGCATGCTCGTCTTGGCCGGGATGTGCAATTCTCCGACGTCGCTTAATCTGTGGAAGATTGAGGAGTCCACTATGGAATTGAGCGAGATTGCGATCATGCCTCTCGATTTGCTCTACGGATTGATAGATAGTGAGGAAGACGATAAGTTTGCGTGCTTGAAATGTGTTGGAATGGGGAATCTCATATATGTGTTCAACGACGAGTATCACAAGAAGTTTCCGGCATGTGTTTGTGAAATTGACAGTGTGAAAGGCAGCTGCAGCTGGCGGAGACTGCCTCAATTGCCGTTACCGGTTAACAAATTCCACAAGGTTATCAGCTTCAGCTCCACTGTTTCTGGTGCTGACTTTCTTCGTCGCTGAAGTATTGAAATCGTGTGTGCCTGAAGTATTGCCTatagttgtactcttttttttttttggatctgTTTTAGCTTCTGCATTATTAATTCAAGGATTTAAGTGTTTTTTCCCCTAACTATCCTAAATGTTGCGATTTGCACAATTCATATGAGATCATAACCCCGCATGATTCATATTAAATCGTGTAAGATCATTTCAATATTTGGaagagttggaaaaaaaaaaaagcagcaaTTTGTAAGACTGCCGTATTACTATCATGTTTAATTGTAATCTTGATGTGAAATCTTGTGCTCTCGCTACGAAGGATGAACTTTCTTCAACTTTTACTGGCTTTTTGCTTTTTTTGGAATTACCATTTTAGAGCTGAAATCTATGCGGATGAAAATGAGGCTTCTAAACCCTTCATTGAAAGTAGACCTTAAAGCCAATGAGACCAAGAAAACCCCAGAAAAATACTCTTAATTGGTTCGAACTTCCGACCTTAATGACATGTCGATGCAACTATCTGAAATATTTGGATCCATAATTGAACTCACTACATAGACTTACTTAACACATCCATCTTTTTTTACTggcttttgcttttttttttggaataatcaTTGTAGAGCTAAAATCCATGCGGATGAAAATGAGGCTTCTAATCCTTACTTGAAAGTGGACATTAAAGCCAACGAGACCAAGAAAACCTCAGAAAAATACTCTTAATTGGTTTGAACTTCCGACCTTAACGACATGTCGATGCAACTATCTGAAATATTTGAATCCATAATTGAACTCACTACATACACTTACTTGACACATTCATCTTTTTCTAATACTCACATAAAACTTCGctaattaatttttcaaacATATTAATTACATAACATATATTATACTAAACTATCctcttcaataaatttaaccgataaattgatcggttttttttatcaattattttcgattttttgacataaatttaactaatcaacttcaattttgtcaataaattttcataatttcatCTAGTTTGCAATCTGAACAGGCCTAACTACTTAACCCGTGAAAGGCCCAGTTAGGCCCATTAAAAacgtaataaactaataattttgAAGATGGGCCTAATATGAAAGCCCTGGTCAACACGCGCTCCAAAGTAGTGTCATATGGAAAAGAGAACGGCTTTAATCCAATAGGCCATGGCAGTCGAGTTTGGGTAGCTTTAATCACAACTCGATGTTTTCTAAAGATACCCTATCAACTGATTTTTATAAGGTATGATCAGTATAGATTAGGGTGTCTTTATAAAAAACGGTGTATGACTAAACTTACCTTAGTTTTCAGCGTCGTTGAGGTTTTAGCCTTTACTCTCTTTTTCCCTGTCAAGGGTTTTAGCGTTtcataggaaaaaaaatccagagAGCCATGGATAGGTACCAGCGTGTGGAAAAACCAAAGCCAGAGTCTCCGATTAGCGAGAATGAGATTCGTATCACCTCTCAAGGTCTTATCCGAAACTACATCAGCTATGCCACTACCCTTATTATGGTATCGTCTTTTTTCTCGCCGGAACAGTTCATGCGTcttgttttcattgtttttaatgctatcattgGTACGGCTAGTTGTTTATTCGGTGATGGATGTGTCTTTGTTTTCCTGCATTATATCCTAGGGTTCTGTGGGTGCCCCTCGTGGATTTggtgtgattattgttgtgtaATGAGTTGTTGGAGTTTGTTTGATTTCTGGGGTTTGTTGCTTGTTCTTTTTTATGCCTTTCTgtggtttgaattttgattgagATGTTTCCATTTTACATCAATGATAATTCTGTCCCGAGATTGATTGTGTTAGAGTCTAATCTTTGGTGGCATTTCTTTTAACAGATTGTGGGTATATATAGAAATCGTGTTTTGGTGGCATTTCTGTTAACGGATTGTGGGTATATATAGAAATTGTGTGATTACCTGAAACAGAGAGTTAGTTTCAGAATATATCACAATAGGATTTATATCACAATATCACTTTGATTCATGGGTTTGTTATCCTCGGTCATCTCTGACGTACGTAGGCCCAGAAAACGCTTCATTTGTGTGAGAGGGGCTGACCCTTTGCTTATATACCATTTAGCTGGGTTATGCCAATCCGATGTGGGGCTACAAGTCTTTGATAGTGAGAGTAGATACATAGGGGTTTCAATGGGGAGGTACCAACTTTTATGTCTAAGAAGTAAGTATGTAGCTGTTTGAATATGGAGTAGTGTGCATGAGATCCCAGAAAATCGTGACTCTGATATACTTAAATAGTCTTATTGTCAGCATGCAGTTCACTTGTATTTATAATGTGCACATTTTGTATGTGAATGTGTATCCATGCAATGGTGCTGCAAACCATTATGCAATtgtctgttttttgtttttgttttttgaacacTTCTTTAATCTTCCCCCTATAATGCTTAAGATCTCTGTTTTCTATGTTATTGTCGTTCGCAATACATTTTAGGAAAAACGTGGAAAAAGAGATTGTTTTGAAGGCAATGGGCCAAGCAATCAGCAAGACAGTGGCCATTACAGAGATATTGAAGGTATTCTCCTGTGAATGTTGTTTTCGTTTTATGTGGCTTGCTCTCTGGTGCTTAACTAATTAGGTATTTGTCTACTCATGCAGAAGAGACTTCCAAATTTGCATCAGGAGACTACTGTCAGCTCAATAAGCATAACTGATGTATGGGAACCTATTGAGGAGGGTCTTGTGCCGTAAGTTTTATAATAATGTTTCATTGTTTTGCatgtgaaaaaagaagaagaagatgtgtttgttgttgcataTGTACTGAGATATCTGAGTAATTATGTCTGATGCAGTGTGGAACAAACACGTCATGTCTCGATGATTTCAATAACTTTATCAACTAGAGAGCTAAATACCAACTCTCCTGGGTAATTGCTTCTTCAtgccaatattatttttttttaaatcctaaGTTAGGCTATCTGATGTGGACTCAGAGGGGAGTAGCTTGTGGTTGAGCCATTGCGAAGAGCGATATGCAGTTTGCTTCGTTAATCCTTGAACAAAGCCTATCTTGTATCTATTATTGGCACTGATCAAGATTTGTTTCTTGGGTAGTGCTATTCTGGGCTACTGTACGAACGCATGACCCTCTTTTAGGCAGGGATGTTTTGAGATAGCTCATGTTACTTAAGAAATTATACCATTCAAACCTTgaaaattacattattttcccAGTGCTCCTGCTTGACAATTTTGACATTTTATGCAtgtctgaaaaacttgtcaatagATACCAAGCTCCATCTGTTGTAGAACAACCAAAGAGGCAG
This genomic interval carries:
- the LOC120007431 gene encoding F-box/kelch-repeat protein At3g24760 yields the protein MSSEYSAFTTLSDELTEHILSLLPIPSLLRASAVCNHWRSLISSPLFPHRNHLPWFFLLGLHNTSSKNHQSFAFDPISHSWFRLPAPTLLTSSYPPSASHGFLFTTADQFSFSPVINPRWTSTSPLRFPRINPLFAALPDSSADRFLVVGGVRFIGGLVDIEDHPLATEIYNSSLNSWELCPPLPEDFVSQSLSSALFGNRFYVFEIHSCFMSYFDLDNRVWSQIQMLRPPGVIFSFLIACKGMLVLAGMCNSPTSLNLWKIEESTMELSEIAIMPLDLLYGLIDSEEDDKFACLKCVGMGNLIYVFNDEYHKKFPACVCEIDSVKGSCSWRRLPQLPLPVNKFHKVISFSSTVSGADFLRR
- the LOC120007434 gene encoding ribonuclease P protein subunit p25-like, translating into MRFVSPLKVLSETTSAMPLPLLWKNVEKEIVLKAMGQAISKTVAITEILKKRLPNLHQETTVSSISITDVWEPIEEGLVPVEQTRHVSMISITLSTRELNTNSPGYQAPSVVEQPKRQYHYQQQQQPRPARTPYNAANEDSYGRGRGRGRGRGRNWGRGGYGNYHGNYEGNYQDNGGYTNWSRGSGRGRGWGNRGAGYERGRGGDRGYVRGRGRMGGLSRGGGYQAY